A stretch of Desulfotalea psychrophila LSv54 DNA encodes these proteins:
- a CDS encoding lactate utilization protein: protein MENSVDKYWTIRLRAVQENLARNNFDAYVAASVADAKHLVMNEIMPPLAVKTVGFGGSMTLKETGIYDALCESTELRVFRSDLSAQSAEDKIEVRRKSLLVDIFFTGTNALVADGTLVNLDMIGNRVAALSFGPKYVVVVVGRNKIVEDLESAMERIKEYVAPINAMRLSMKTPCATTAECADCQSSQRICNTWAINEKSFPKKRIIVVLVNEDLGF from the coding sequence TGGAAAATTCCGTTGATAAATATTGGACTATTCGTCTGCGTGCTGTGCAGGAAAATCTTGCCAGAAATAACTTTGATGCCTATGTTGCTGCCTCTGTAGCTGATGCTAAACATTTGGTCATGAATGAAATTATGCCTCCGCTTGCCGTAAAAACTGTGGGTTTTGGCGGATCGATGACCCTGAAAGAGACAGGTATCTATGATGCCCTCTGTGAGTCGACGGAGCTTCGTGTTTTTCGTTCCGATCTGTCGGCGCAGTCAGCGGAGGATAAAATAGAGGTGCGTCGTAAGTCTCTGTTGGTGGATATCTTTTTTACCGGAACCAATGCCCTGGTGGCCGATGGAACTCTGGTAAATCTTGATATGATCGGTAATCGGGTTGCGGCCCTCTCCTTTGGCCCTAAGTATGTGGTTGTGGTGGTGGGTCGTAATAAGATTGTCGAAGATCTTGAATCTGCCATGGAGCGCATTAAAGAGTATGTCGCCCCGATCAATGCCATGCGTCTCTCCATGAAAACACCCTGTGCAACAACGGCTGAGTGTGCAGATTGTCAAAGTTCTCAGCGCATTTGTAATACATGGGCTATCAATGAAAAATCATTCCCTAAAAAACGGATCATTGTTGTTCTGGTAAATGAAGATTTAGGTTTTTAG